A stretch of Ligilactobacillus faecis DNA encodes these proteins:
- a CDS encoding LysR family transcriptional regulator gives MELRVLRYFLAVAQYQNITRAAQELLVSQPTLSRQLAELEAELGVTLFIRGHRQITLTEAGEYLQARAKEIVQLADQTTTSLKADQVISGTLALGAGESGGMQRIMTVLSQMIHDYPDIKLRLVSGNAAEMEAALKRGTIDFAVLMADRALDNYHHLQLPETERWGLVLRKDDPLAQKETIAPSDLLGLPLLFSEQAIEEHRFQKWWGNLEKKIQIIGTYTLVFNAQLMVKQGQAYMITFDDLIDNSNQSELTFRPLTPQLTETTSVIWKKNIVRSKVAELFIKRLSASLAD, from the coding sequence ATGGAATTACGCGTCTTACGTTATTTTCTGGCTGTGGCCCAGTATCAAAATATCACTAGAGCGGCTCAAGAACTCCTAGTTTCTCAGCCGACGCTTTCACGCCAATTAGCTGAACTCGAAGCTGAGTTAGGTGTCACTTTATTTATCCGCGGACACCGCCAGATCACGTTGACTGAAGCTGGTGAATATCTCCAAGCCCGGGCTAAAGAGATCGTCCAACTCGCTGACCAAACTACGACCTCTCTAAAAGCCGACCAAGTCATCAGTGGGACACTGGCACTTGGCGCTGGGGAAAGTGGGGGGATGCAACGGATCATGACTGTTCTTAGTCAAATGATCCACGACTACCCCGATATCAAATTACGCTTAGTCAGTGGGAACGCAGCGGAGATGGAAGCTGCGTTGAAACGAGGCACGATCGATTTTGCCGTTTTGATGGCTGATCGCGCGTTAGATAACTATCACCACTTACAATTACCTGAAACAGAACGTTGGGGCTTAGTCTTAAGAAAAGACGATCCGCTAGCTCAAAAAGAAACGATCGCGCCCTCTGATCTTTTAGGGCTACCATTGCTTTTTTCCGAGCAAGCGATCGAAGAACATCGCTTTCAAAAATGGTGGGGCAACCTTGAAAAAAAAATTCAGATCATCGGAACTTATACTCTTGTCTTCAACGCCCAACTGATGGTCAAACAAGGACAAGCTTATATGATCACCTTTGATGATCTGATCGATAATTCAAATCAAAGTGAATTGACTTTTCGCCCGTTGACACCGCAGTTGACAGAGACCACAAGCGTGATCTGGAAGAAAAATATCGTTCGCTCCAAAGTCGCTGAGCTCTTCATCAAACGCCTCAGTGCCTCTCTTGCAGACTAA
- the helD gene encoding RNA polymerase recycling motor HelD, giving the protein MSESIKQQEQRRMDDVVQKIQTAEKKAQHNIRTAKRDTQAIQDDFKNNLRIKTGTYSGMMETALTVRQQQQQLAERENNRTQAVKRLDILEKMEKKPYFARVDLTEQDEQKTEKIYIGLASFSDKNDHFLVYDWRAPISSVYYDGGLGKVKYMTPVGEREVNLELKRQFMVEDGQIITLFDTDETVGDQMLLEVLDEGSDTKMKSIVTTIQKEQNKIIRDTDSDLLFVQGAAGSGKTSAVLQRIAFLLYRYRGNLNSGQVILFSPNQLFNDYIDQVLPELGEQNMVQMTYHQFTNRRLPKIRVETLKERFEEESTGSAKVVKALKDSLPFFHATTRYSERLEKKGMRFKNIMHHGEIFFSKKEIKEIYYSFNENYHLGNRLQATKEALIKRLNSKVGQLAKTDEVQKAVQGLSQQQLNELYGDEPRNFENGDKELLFLARRYVMQDLKAVQTAILRNRFLNINAQYVHFLRSVPSFVDLSAFGMDEAKWQEGIEKTVLLLKERRLSITDVTPYLYLYDRITGKKGELEIKQIFIDEIQDYTAYQLAYLKTEFPRAKFTMLGDLNQAIFTKENSHSLLRELETLFKKDKIKVVQLTTSYRSTQQITDFTKEVLVNGEKVTAFERNGKKPTITVDQDEVALLDDVKKQLAQNDENKLTTAIIAKSLAECEDLFEKLKAKGVKTTLIRTENQRLVPGTLIIPSYLAKGLEFDAVIMWNADAKHYHDESERQLVYTICSRAMHQLDIFAKKELSPLFATVSPSLYQLNER; this is encoded by the coding sequence ATGAGTGAAAGTATCAAACAACAAGAGCAACGGCGGATGGATGACGTTGTTCAAAAAATCCAAACTGCTGAGAAAAAAGCACAGCATAATATTCGGACTGCCAAACGAGATACCCAAGCGATCCAAGACGATTTCAAAAATAATTTGCGGATCAAGACCGGAACTTACTCGGGAATGATGGAGACGGCGCTGACGGTCCGCCAACAACAGCAACAATTAGCCGAACGAGAAAATAATCGGACGCAAGCGGTCAAGCGCCTCGACATTTTAGAAAAAATGGAAAAGAAACCTTATTTTGCTAGAGTCGATCTGACTGAACAAGATGAACAAAAAACCGAAAAGATCTATATCGGCTTAGCGTCATTTTCTGATAAAAATGATCACTTTTTAGTGTATGATTGGCGGGCCCCGATCTCAAGCGTTTACTATGACGGCGGACTTGGCAAAGTCAAATATATGACGCCAGTTGGCGAACGCGAAGTCAACTTAGAATTAAAACGTCAATTTATGGTCGAAGATGGCCAGATCATCACTTTGTTTGATACCGATGAGACAGTGGGCGATCAGATGTTATTAGAAGTTTTAGATGAAGGCTCAGATACGAAGATGAAAAGTATCGTGACGACGATCCAAAAAGAACAAAACAAGATCATCCGCGATACCGATTCAGACTTGTTATTTGTCCAAGGAGCAGCGGGTTCTGGGAAAACGTCTGCAGTCTTGCAACGGATCGCCTTTTTGCTTTACCGTTATCGGGGCAATTTGAATTCGGGCCAAGTCATCTTGTTTTCGCCAAACCAATTATTCAATGACTATATCGACCAAGTTCTACCAGAATTAGGCGAACAAAATATGGTCCAAATGACGTATCATCAGTTTACGAATCGGCGTTTGCCAAAGATCAGAGTCGAAACGTTAAAAGAACGCTTTGAAGAAGAAAGCACTGGGAGCGCTAAAGTTGTCAAAGCTCTAAAAGATAGTTTGCCGTTTTTCCACGCTACGACCCGTTACAGTGAGCGGTTAGAGAAAAAAGGGATGCGGTTTAAAAATATCATGCACCACGGCGAGATCTTTTTCTCGAAAAAAGAGATCAAAGAGATCTATTATAGCTTCAATGAAAACTATCATTTAGGCAACCGGCTACAAGCGACTAAAGAAGCGTTGATCAAACGCTTGAATAGCAAAGTCGGCCAGTTGGCTAAAACTGATGAAGTTCAAAAAGCGGTGCAAGGGCTCTCCCAACAACAACTAAATGAGCTCTATGGGGATGAGCCGCGGAATTTTGAAAATGGCGATAAAGAATTGCTCTTTTTAGCGCGTCGTTATGTGATGCAAGATCTAAAGGCAGTTCAAACTGCGATCTTGCGCAACCGCTTTTTGAACATCAACGCGCAATACGTGCATTTCTTGCGCAGTGTGCCGAGCTTTGTTGACTTGAGTGCTTTTGGGATGGATGAAGCTAAATGGCAAGAAGGGATCGAAAAGACCGTTTTGCTTTTAAAAGAACGACGTTTGTCGATCACAGATGTGACGCCTTACCTATATTTGTATGACCGGATCACTGGGAAAAAAGGCGAATTAGAGATCAAGCAGATCTTTATCGATGAGATCCAAGACTATACGGCTTATCAGTTGGCATATTTAAAGACTGAGTTCCCGCGCGCTAAATTTACGATGTTAGGGGATCTGAACCAAGCGATCTTTACTAAAGAAAATAGTCATTCGCTTTTACGTGAGTTGGAGACGCTCTTTAAGAAAGATAAGATCAAAGTCGTGCAGTTGACGACGTCTTATCGTTCGACACAACAGATCACAGATTTTACTAAAGAAGTTTTAGTCAACGGCGAAAAAGTGACTGCGTTTGAACGCAATGGTAAAAAACCAACGATCACAGTCGATCAAGATGAAGTAGCATTATTAGACGATGTCAAAAAACAACTTGCACAAAATGATGAGAACAAACTAACGACTGCGATCATCGCTAAAAGTTTAGCTGAATGTGAGGACCTTTTTGAAAAGCTCAAAGCTAAAGGTGTCAAGACGACGCTTATCCGGACAGAGAACCAACGCCTTGTGCCAGGAACTTTGATCATCCCATCGTATTTGGCTAAAGGTTTGGAATTTGATGCCGTCATCATGTGGAACGCTGATGCCAAGCATTACCATGACGAAAGCGAACGCCAACTCGTGTATACGATCTGTTCGCGGGCGATGCACCAGCTCGACATTTTTGCTAAAAAAGAGCTCTCGCCGTTGTTTGCGACGGTCTCACCAAGTTTGTATCAGTTAAACGAGCGCTAA
- a CDS encoding GDSL-type esterase/lipase family protein, translating to MTKVVLFGDSLTAGVFEGHPTGIFTELLHDKFPDVEFINRGVPGDQSRNACKRLRNDVLSEAPDLVVIFFGTNDVSSKEVFLANYHNNLAYMLSSIGPNKGLLITPGLTGPTRQNLRPLDKVEQYAKETLAVAEEFSVPVLDWFDYTKDQDPKVLLQADDLHYSKKAYRELTEQLTPLLKAKLAELG from the coding sequence ATGACTAAAGTAGTATTATTTGGCGACAGCTTGACTGCTGGCGTCTTTGAGGGACACCCAACTGGGATCTTCACGGAACTTTTGCACGACAAATTCCCAGATGTCGAATTTATCAACCGTGGCGTACCAGGCGACCAATCACGTAACGCTTGCAAACGCCTCCGAAACGATGTCTTGTCCGAAGCACCAGATCTTGTCGTGATCTTCTTTGGAACAAATGACGTCTCAAGTAAAGAAGTCTTTTTAGCTAACTATCACAACAATTTAGCTTATATGTTGAGTTCGATCGGGCCTAATAAGGGGCTTTTGATCACCCCAGGTTTAACTGGTCCGACGCGCCAAAACTTACGTCCGTTAGATAAAGTCGAACAATATGCCAAAGAAACTTTAGCTGTAGCAGAAGAATTTTCAGTACCTGTTTTAGATTGGTTCGACTACACTAAAGATCAAGATCCAAAAGTACTGCTCCAAGCAGACGATCTACATTATTCTAAAAAGGCATATCGCGAATTGACTGAACAACTGACCCCCTTGCTAAAAGCTAAACTCGCTGAGCTGGGGTAA
- the coaA gene encoding type I pantothenate kinase codes for MENQINYYKISRKEWSGFYKDQVAPLTEAELEKIKSLNDRISLADVSDIYLPLVHLLHLFFKTHQQQQDDQAKFLGIRPHKVPFILGIAGSVAVGKSTTARLLKVLLSAHFPAKKVDLITTDGFLYPNATLKKKRLMKRKGFPESYDMERLINFINDVKNNLPAKAPVYSHKIYDIVPGEYETIASPDILIVEGINVLQLPSKQQIYVSDFFDFSIYVDAKEEHIKRWYLERFGMLLDTAFKDPTNYYYPYALGDRAKAFAMAEAVWDEIDHPNLHDYILPTKKRADLIIVKGKDHLIDELLLRKY; via the coding sequence ATGGAAAATCAAATAAACTACTATAAGATCTCACGCAAAGAATGGAGTGGTTTTTATAAAGATCAAGTAGCTCCTTTGACTGAAGCTGAGTTAGAGAAGATCAAATCATTAAACGACCGGATCTCTTTGGCAGACGTCTCAGATATTTATCTGCCCTTAGTTCATCTGCTCCATTTATTTTTCAAGACTCATCAACAACAACAAGACGATCAAGCGAAATTTTTAGGTATCAGGCCCCATAAAGTTCCGTTCATTTTAGGGATCGCCGGTTCAGTCGCTGTCGGTAAAAGTACGACGGCACGTTTGTTGAAGGTGCTTTTGAGCGCTCATTTTCCCGCTAAAAAAGTCGACTTGATCACAACGGATGGTTTTTTATACCCGAATGCGACCTTAAAGAAAAAGCGCTTGATGAAGCGCAAAGGTTTTCCCGAAAGTTATGACATGGAGCGCTTGATCAACTTTATCAACGATGTCAAAAATAATCTTCCCGCCAAAGCGCCGGTTTATTCGCATAAGATCTACGATATCGTACCTGGTGAATACGAAACGATCGCCTCGCCTGATATTTTGATCGTTGAAGGGATCAACGTTTTGCAACTGCCAAGCAAACAGCAGATCTATGTCAGTGATTTCTTTGACTTTTCGATCTACGTCGACGCTAAAGAAGAGCATATCAAGCGCTGGTATTTAGAGCGCTTTGGGATGTTGCTCGATACAGCTTTCAAAGATCCAACGAATTATTATTATCCGTATGCTTTAGGTGATCGTGCTAAAGCCTTTGCGATGGCAGAAGCCGTGTGGGATGAGATCGACCACCCTAATTTACACGACTATATCTTACCGACTAAAAAGCGGGCCGATCTGATCATCGTAAAAGGTAAAGACCATTTGATTGATGAATTATTGTTGCGCAAATATTAA
- a CDS encoding amino acid permease translates to MAKNTHLERKMEARHIQMISLGGVIGTGLFLSSGYTIHEAGPVGTIIAYFIGALLVFSVMLCLGELSVAMPYTGAFHVYAKRYIGPATGFLVAILYWLTWTIALGSEFTAAGLIMQNWFPNIPVWIFSLCFIVLIFLTNFFSVRIFAESEFWFSLIKVLAIVLFIILGTLAIVGILPYNGLHRVIGLSDLTKNGWFPNGFSGVFTTMLTVNFAFSGTELIGITAGEAKDPQKTIPKAIHTTLLRLVIFFIGSIVVMSALIPYKVAGVTQSPFVYVLKQIGLPYVADIMNFVVLTAIISAANSGLYASTRMLWSLGNEGTIPKVFKQTSTHGVPVIALCTSMLGGILALLSSVIAADTVYLVLVSISGLAVVIVWMAIALAQIRFRKTFLAEGHSLDELKYRTPLFPFVPWFAFILSGLSCLLIWFDETQRVALYYTIPFVLCCYLGHYLFTRSKQS, encoded by the coding sequence ATGGCTAAAAACACTCATCTTGAGCGCAAAATGGAAGCGCGCCATATCCAGATGATCTCGCTTGGTGGTGTGATCGGGACCGGACTATTTTTAAGTTCAGGTTATACGATCCATGAAGCGGGACCTGTCGGCACGATCATCGCATACTTTATTGGCGCATTACTGGTCTTTTCAGTCATGCTTTGTCTAGGGGAGCTCAGTGTTGCGATGCCTTACACCGGCGCTTTTCACGTTTATGCTAAACGCTATATTGGCCCAGCAACTGGTTTTTTAGTGGCCATCTTGTATTGGCTGACGTGGACGATCGCCTTAGGTTCTGAATTTACCGCAGCCGGCTTGATAATGCAAAATTGGTTCCCAAATATTCCAGTTTGGATTTTTAGTTTATGCTTTATCGTGTTGATCTTTTTGACTAATTTCTTTTCAGTCAGAATCTTTGCGGAAAGTGAATTTTGGTTTTCACTGATCAAAGTTTTAGCGATCGTACTCTTTATCATTTTAGGCACACTTGCTATCGTTGGAATCTTACCTTATAACGGTCTACACAGGGTGATCGGTCTTAGCGATCTGACTAAAAACGGCTGGTTTCCAAACGGTTTTAGTGGCGTCTTTACGACGATGTTGACAGTCAATTTTGCTTTTTCTGGGACCGAGTTGATTGGGATCACAGCCGGTGAAGCAAAAGATCCCCAAAAGACGATCCCAAAAGCGATTCACACAACACTTTTACGTTTAGTGATCTTTTTTATCGGTAGTATTGTTGTGATGTCGGCTCTTATTCCTTATAAAGTAGCCGGTGTGACGCAAAGTCCGTTTGTTTATGTTTTAAAACAGATCGGTCTACCTTATGTAGCTGACATTATGAACTTTGTCGTTTTAACAGCGATCATTTCAGCAGCTAATTCAGGCTTATACGCTTCAACGCGGATGCTATGGTCACTTGGAAATGAAGGTACGATCCCTAAGGTCTTCAAGCAAACATCAACGCATGGTGTGCCGGTGATCGCACTTTGTACAAGTATGCTAGGTGGGATCTTGGCGTTACTTTCAAGCGTGATCGCTGCTGATACCGTCTATCTTGTGTTAGTTTCGATCTCTGGTCTAGCCGTTGTGATCGTTTGGATGGCGATCGCCTTAGCTCAGATCAGATTTCGCAAAACTTTCTTAGCAGAAGGTCATTCGCTAGATGAATTGAAATATCGCACCCCACTCTTTCCATTTGTGCCGTGGTTTGCTTTTATTTTAAGCGGACTGTCATGCCTTCTCATTTGGTTTGATGAGACCCAACGCGTGGCACTTTATTACACGATCCCATTTGTCTTGTGTTGTTATCTTGGACATTATTTATTTACTAGATCAAAACAAAGTTAA
- the mmuM gene encoding homocysteine S-methyltransferase codes for MTDKVFPELHVLDGAMSNELEARGVDTNDALWTAKALIDNIQAVYDVHKAYFQSGAQLVLTNTYQANVQAFQKIGYSKKQAETLISIAVLAAKKARDDHEQETGKKDLLVAGTIGPYGAYLADGNEYRGEYLLNEAQYLDFHLPRLETILKQEPDCIALETQPKLSEPLALLRWLEENASDMPVYVSFTLLDEETLSDGTSLAKAIKEVSKYRQVFAVGINCIAPKLVDKALKVMRKNTKKQIIIYPNLGATYDPTTKTWTKVDKSFDFARALKRWHLAGADIIGGCCTTGPAEIKQIADYFDDLEDVEQVKE; via the coding sequence ATGACTGATAAAGTATTTCCAGAACTCCACGTTTTAGATGGAGCAATGTCAAATGAATTAGAAGCGAGAGGCGTTGATACAAATGATGCCTTATGGACTGCCAAAGCGTTGATCGATAATATTCAAGCAGTCTATGACGTTCACAAAGCGTATTTTCAAAGCGGAGCGCAACTTGTTTTGACAAATACATATCAAGCTAATGTACAAGCTTTCCAAAAAATCGGCTATTCTAAAAAACAAGCTGAGACTTTGATCAGTATCGCCGTTTTAGCTGCTAAAAAAGCCCGTGACGATCATGAGCAAGAGACAGGGAAAAAAGATCTCTTAGTTGCTGGAACGATTGGACCATATGGTGCTTATTTAGCTGATGGCAATGAATATCGCGGGGAATATTTGTTAAATGAAGCCCAGTACCTAGATTTTCATTTACCACGTTTAGAGACGATCTTAAAGCAAGAACCAGATTGTATCGCACTTGAAACACAACCTAAACTTTCAGAGCCATTGGCACTACTGCGTTGGTTAGAAGAGAATGCAAGTGATATGCCGGTTTATGTCTCATTTACTTTGCTTGATGAAGAGACATTAAGTGATGGTACTTCGCTTGCTAAAGCGATCAAAGAAGTTTCAAAATATCGTCAAGTTTTTGCGGTCGGGATCAACTGTATCGCCCCAAAACTAGTTGATAAAGCACTCAAAGTGATGCGAAAAAATACAAAAAAACAGATCATTATTTATCCTAACTTAGGAGCAACTTATGATCCTACGACTAAGACATGGACTAAAGTCGATAAAAGTTTTGACTTTGCCCGAGCGCTCAAACGCTGGCATCTAGCGGGAGCAGATATCATTGGCGGTTGTTGTACAACTGGACCAGCTGAGATCAAGCAGATCGCTGACTATTTTGACGATCTAGAAGACGTTGAACAAGTTAAAGAATAG
- a CDS encoding monovalent cation:proton antiporter family protein — MSISLLIVIFAAFLTPMVLNRFNVTLLPTAVAEVLLGILLGPSGLNVIHTDTLLNYLSTFGVIFLLFLSGMEIDFSLFNKKETTLSPLAQKKAAKAPTYSPVKVALVAYGASLGMAFLLALAFKFLGLFSNIPLAFILFSTIALGVVIAVLKENELLNKPLGQTLLLISVLGEVVPLLCLTIYSSFVSGRGNSVWLIFLVFIAGALIFRRFRSFFTSLDQINKATTQVDIRLAFLVIMTLVILAETVGAENILGAFIAGIVIKLLQPAESTREKLDAIGYGLFIPFFFILTGAKINIWDLLASPKTLILIPLFFLAYLLAKGPAYLGLRLRFKQINALAGTFLVQTTITLVLATLTVAQNLEVISNEQSGAFILAAVLSCLLGPLCFNKLHRPEPEDLQKSQVHFIGVNLITVNAAEQLNDDWYDIALYTDWPKNYQTYKYKNNVHLVNDLSIPALIKQQVFDTDILVLGHSNVEINYQLALAAKEYGVARVITRIQNSDPDSMTEMDKRLSDAGVEFFTSFATTVGMMRAIIESPSTLDLITGDSRLYEVVVRNEKFAGLELRKLPFIKEITVSRIFRNRRSIPVNGNTQIQVGDHLLFSANKEVVNDIRKQISKLNEYDNF, encoded by the coding sequence ATGTCGATCTCACTTTTGATCGTTATCTTTGCCGCTTTTTTGACCCCCATGGTCTTAAATCGTTTTAACGTCACACTTTTACCAACAGCTGTGGCAGAAGTGTTATTGGGGATCTTACTTGGTCCAAGCGGCTTAAATGTGATCCACACCGATACTTTACTCAATTATCTTTCTACGTTTGGTGTGATCTTTTTACTCTTTTTAAGTGGTATGGAGATCGATTTTTCGCTCTTCAATAAAAAAGAGACGACTTTATCACCGTTAGCACAAAAAAAGGCTGCCAAGGCCCCGACCTATTCGCCAGTCAAGGTCGCCTTGGTCGCCTATGGTGCAAGTTTAGGTATGGCCTTTTTACTGGCTTTAGCGTTTAAATTTCTCGGGTTATTTTCAAATATCCCGCTTGCCTTTATCCTCTTTTCAACGATCGCGTTGGGAGTCGTGATCGCTGTTTTGAAAGAAAATGAATTATTGAATAAACCTTTAGGACAAACACTTCTTTTGATCTCGGTCTTAGGCGAAGTCGTCCCGCTTTTATGCTTGACGATCTATAGTTCATTTGTCTCGGGGCGTGGAAATAGTGTTTGGCTGATCTTTTTGGTCTTTATTGCAGGCGCGCTCATCTTTCGCCGTTTCCGAAGCTTTTTTACTTCACTTGATCAGATCAACAAGGCTACGACCCAAGTCGACATTCGGCTAGCCTTTCTTGTGATCATGACACTTGTGATCTTAGCTGAGACCGTTGGGGCCGAAAATATTTTAGGTGCCTTTATCGCCGGGATCGTGATCAAATTGCTCCAACCGGCTGAAAGTACGCGCGAAAAACTCGATGCGATCGGTTATGGCCTTTTTATCCCCTTCTTTTTCATTTTGACAGGTGCTAAGATCAACATTTGGGATCTGTTAGCTTCACCAAAGACTTTGATCTTGATCCCACTTTTCTTCTTAGCTTACCTGTTAGCTAAAGGGCCTGCTTATTTAGGCTTGCGGTTGCGCTTTAAGCAGATCAATGCTTTGGCGGGGACATTTCTTGTACAAACGACGATCACGCTCGTGTTGGCAACTTTAACAGTGGCCCAAAATTTAGAAGTTATCAGCAATGAACAGTCTGGCGCTTTTATTTTAGCTGCTGTCTTGAGTTGTTTGCTTGGCCCCCTTTGCTTTAATAAACTACATCGACCTGAACCAGAAGACTTACAAAAGAGCCAAGTTCATTTTATTGGCGTCAACTTGATCACAGTCAACGCCGCCGAGCAGTTGAATGACGATTGGTATGACATCGCGCTGTATACTGATTGGCCGAAAAACTATCAGACGTATAAATATAAAAATAACGTCCATCTTGTCAATGATCTTTCTATTCCAGCTTTGATCAAGCAACAAGTCTTTGATACTGATATTTTAGTTTTAGGGCACTCAAATGTTGAGATCAACTATCAACTTGCTTTAGCTGCCAAAGAATACGGCGTGGCCCGTGTCATCACGCGGATCCAAAATAGCGATCCCGATAGTATGACTGAAATGGATAAGCGTTTATCTGATGCAGGTGTTGAATTCTTTACTTCTTTTGCCACGACAGTCGGAATGATGCGGGCGATCATCGAATCACCATCGACACTTGATCTGATCACCGGTGATTCGCGACTCTACGAAGTTGTCGTGCGCAATGAGAAATTTGCTGGTCTTGAATTGCGCAAATTGCCATTTATCAAAGAGATCACGGTCAGCCGGATCTTTAGAAACAGGCGCTCGATCCCAGTCAACGGGAATACGCAGATCCAAGTTGGCGATCATCTGCTCTTCTCAGCCAATAAAGAAGTCGTAAACGACATCAGAAAGCAGATCAGCAAGTTAAATGAATATGATAACTTTTAA
- a CDS encoding histidine phosphatase family protein, producing the protein MAYSIYLVRHGQTYLNRYNKIQGWSDSPLTPKGVKDGHDAGKRLAQLAFTHAFHSDTTRAARTCRYILAENKTAAATLAPKALAEFREQNFGYFEGSDTSQAWLMIGADHGCKTFNELITKYSLAKARDFTKAADPFHDAEDNAEYWTRLKHGFEYLHELARPDDKILLVAHATMIRSITQHFAPEIDVTVGPKNGSVTRLDVSSEGQIKIAYYNHYLPDETY; encoded by the coding sequence ATGGCTTATTCGATCTATTTAGTCCGCCACGGACAAACGTATTTGAACCGCTATAACAAGATCCAAGGGTGGTCTGATTCACCGCTCACTCCCAAAGGTGTCAAAGATGGCCACGATGCTGGCAAAAGATTAGCCCAGCTCGCCTTTACGCACGCTTTTCATAGTGATACGACTCGGGCAGCGCGAACTTGTCGCTATATTTTAGCTGAAAATAAAACAGCAGCTGCGACGCTTGCACCAAAAGCACTTGCTGAATTTCGGGAACAAAACTTTGGCTATTTTGAAGGTAGCGATACAAGTCAAGCCTGGCTCATGATCGGCGCAGACCATGGTTGTAAAACGTTCAACGAGCTCATCACTAAGTATTCACTTGCAAAAGCCCGCGACTTTACTAAAGCAGCCGATCCATTCCACGATGCCGAAGATAACGCTGAATACTGGACGCGCCTTAAGCATGGGTTTGAATATCTGCATGAGCTTGCTCGCCCTGATGACAAGATCTTACTTGTCGCCCATGCGACGATGATCCGCAGTATCACCCAACACTTTGCACCTGAGATCGATGTGACAGTCGGTCCTAAAAACGGTTCGGTCACGCGCTTAGACGTCTCTTCTGAGGGACAGATCAAGATCGCTTATTACAATCATTATTTACCTGATGAGACGTACTGA